In the Gossypium arboreum isolate Shixiya-1 chromosome 10, ASM2569848v2, whole genome shotgun sequence genome, one interval contains:
- the LOC108487905 gene encoding receptor-like protein EIX2, with the protein MAIIIILLLIILAKADVNLSNEMSSNTACPENEKQALLNFKKGLIDAANRLASWDPHHHPDCCRWTGVVCDKRTAHVLSLNLSLPPWDEHTDFKSYRMSKLEGKINPCLSKLKHLRYLDLSNNAFEGLLPYQLGNLSNLESLKLGAYPFSFGLLYVENLQWLSGLSLLKHLDLSWVNLSRASNWLQLINSILPSLDELHLSACQLLPGPSLLNVNLSSLAILDLSFNHFTNHMDVGWVSNLKSLVFLDLVGNDFHGPIPDFLRNMTSLTHLDLSSNYLNSSIPDWLYSFSSLQVLRLPSNQLHGDISSAIGNLTSLNEVDLSRNKLQGKLPRAMGKLYKLRSINLSGMRLNQDISRILEILSGCSSPRLESLDLASCQLSGQLSDQVGHFKNLTTLDLSNNSISGPIPIPLWQLQNLKELCFNDNSISGPISISLGQLANLERVYIFNNLLEGVVSEKHFANHTKLKYFYGSGNSLVLRANSNWVPPFQILDLDLGSWQIGPSFPLWLRSQKHLEYLDISNSRISDVIPRWFWGLSTQFRDVNLSRNQISGQIPYLPKGPNIFTFVDLSFNNFSGPLPQISMGSNQYMIDLSNNYFSGSLFHFLCYQLNGTITTSFLGIANNLLSGEIPDCWIKWQSLQVLRLDGNRFTGKIPSSMGTLSELQSLNLHNNKLHGEIPLSLKNCTNLVAINLGKNELDGNIPRWLGQDLTNLIILILRSNKFGGNIPDHLCALSSLQILDLAENNLFGSMPRCMSNFSAMVRGNGSRDNIIEYRGLNGPSTLESASIATKDQLLVYDKTLNLVRLVDFSCNNLSGEIPKEVTSLQGLQTLNLSQNHFTGKIPESIGSMKSLESLDLSQNQLSSSIPESISSMTFLSHLNLSFNNLTGIIPTSSQLQGFNESCYAGNHLCGSPLKGCRGSGKEPDVRNEAKEISKGQEINWFYISMPLGFFTGFWCVLGPLVISKRWRILYFRFLEAMWWKVCDFVGKF; encoded by the coding sequence ATGGCTATCATCATCATTCTTCTTCTCATCATTCTCGCAAAAGCTGACGTTAACCTCAGCAATGAAATGAGCTCTAACACTGCTTGTCCTGAAAATGAAAAACAAGCACTTTTGAACTTCAAAAAAGGCCTAATAGATGCTGCAAATCGGCTTGCTTCATGGGATCCTCATCATCATCCAGATTGTTGCAGGTGGACTGGAGTTGTCTGTGACAAAAGGACTGCCCACGTCCTCTCTCTCAACCTTTCGCTTCCTCCTTGGGACGAACATACTGACTTCAAATCTTATAGAATGTCAAAGCTAGAAGGTAAGATAAACCCTTGTTTGTCAAAATTGAAGCATTTAAGATACTTGGATTTAAGCAACAATGCATTTGAAGGCCTCTTGCCTTACCAACTTGGGAATCTCTCAAATCTTGAATCTCTCAAGCTTGGAGCTTATCCATTCTCCTTTGGGTTATTGTATGTTGAGAATCTCCAATGGTTGTCTGGTCTTTCTTTACTCAAACACCTTGATTTGAGTTGGGTGAATCTTAGCAGAGCTTCCAACTGGTTGCAACTGATAAACTCAATACTCCCTTCTTTGGATGAATTGCATTTGTCAGCCTGTCAGCTTCTTCCTGGCCCTTCATTGCTAAATGTTAATTTGTCATCTCTTGCGATCCTTGACCTTTCCTTTAACCATTTCACAAATCACATGGATGTTGGGTGGGTGTCCAACCTTAAGTCCCTAGTTTTTCTCGATCTTGTAGGAAATGATTTTCATGGACCCATCCCTGATTTCCTTCGGAACATGACTTCTCTTACACATCTCGATCTTTCATCCAATTATTTAAATTCTTCAATACCAGATTGGCTGTACAGTTTCAGCTCTCTTCAGGTTCTCAGACTTCCTAGTAATCAGCTGCATGGCGACATTTCTAGTGCCATTGGCAATCTGACTTCTCTCAATGAGGTTGACTTGTCAAGGAATAAACTCCAAGGAAAGCTTCCGAGAGCCATGGGAAAGCTTTATAAGTTGAGGTCAATCAATCTGTCaggtatgagattgaatcaagACATATCTCGCATCTTAGAGATTTTATCGGGATGCTCTTCTCCTAGATTGGAGTCTTTGGACTTGGCTAGTTGTCAACTTTCTGGTCAACTGTCCGATCAAGTTggacattttaaaaatttaacaacaCTTGATCTGTCTAATAATTCAATCTCTGGTCCCATTCCAATCCCTTTATGGCAACTTCAAAATTTAAAAGAACTTTGTTTTAATGACAATTCAATCTCTGGTCCTATTTCAATTTCTTTGGGACAGCTTGCAAATTTGGAAAGGGTCTACATTTTCAACAATTTGTTGGAGGGTGTTGTTTCCGAAAAACATTTTGCTAATCATACCAAATTGAAGTATTTTTATGGGTCGGGCAATTCATTGGTTTTGAGAGCCAATTCTAATTGGGTTCCTCCTTTCCAAATTCTTGATTTGGATTTAGGATCATGGCAAATAGGGCCATCTTTTCCCTTGTGGCTTCGTTCTCAAAAACATCTAGAATATCTAGACATCTCAAATTCAAGAATTTCAGACGTCATTCCTAGGTGGTTTTGGGGACTGTCGACCCAATTTAGAGATGTAAATCTCTCTAGAAACCAAATTTCTGGCCAGATTCCGTATCTACCTAAGGGTCCTAATATTTTCACTTTTGTCGACCTTAGTTTCAATAATTTTAGCGGTCCATTGCCTCAAATCTCAATGGGTTCCAATCAGTACATGATAGACCTTTCTAATAATTATTTCTCGGgatctcttttccattttctgtGCTATCAGTTGAATGGTACCATCACAACAAGTTTTCTTGGTATTGCTAACAATCTTTTATCTGGAGAGATACCCGATTGTTGGATCAAGTGGCAATCTTTGCAAGTCTTGCGGTTAGATGGCAACAGATTCACTGGTAAAATTCCAAGCTCCATGGGAACTTTGTCAGAACTTCAATCACTAAATCTTCACAACAACAAGCTTCATGGAGAAATCCCTTTGTCACTGAAAAATTGCACAAATTTGGTTGCAATTAACCTTGGAAAGAATGAACTAGATGGCAACATTCCAAGATGGCTAGGCCAGGATCTTACAAATCTAATAATTCTAATTCTTCGATCAAACAAATTTGGAGGTAACATACCGGACCATTTATGTGCTCTTAGTTCTCTCCAAATTTTGGACCTTGCTGAAAACAATCTCTTTGGGAGCATGCCAAGATGTATGAGCAACTTCAGTGCTATGGTTAGAGGGAATGGTTCTAGGGACAACATCATAGAATATAGAGGCCTTAACGGACCATCTACTTTGGAATCTGCATCAATTGCGACGAAAGACCAATTACTTGTATATGACAAAACTCTCAACTTGGTTAGACTTGTTGATTTCTCTTGTAACAATTTGTCAGGAGAGATCCCCAAAGAGGTGACGAGCCTCCAAGGTTTGCAAACACTGAACTtgtctcaaaatcactttactggAAAGATCCCTGAAAGTATTGGCAGTATGAAATCATTAGAATCTCTTGATCTATCTCAAAATCAGCTCTCTAGTTCAATTCCTGAAAGCATCTCAAGTATGACGTTTTTGAGCCACTTGAACTTGTCCTTCAACAATTTGACGGGCATAATACCCACAAGCAGTCAGCTTCAGGGCTTCAATGAATCATGTTATGCCGGTAACCATCTTTGTGGATCTCCATTAAAGGGCTGTAGAGGAAGTGGTAAAGAACCTGATGTCAGAAACGAAGCTAAAGAAATCAGTAAGGGACAAGAGATAAATTGGTTCTACATAAGCATGCCACTAGGATTCTTTACTGGTTTTTGGTGTGTACTGGGGCCATTGGTGATCAGCAAACGATGGAGGATCTTGTACTTCCGATTTTTGGAAGCAATGTGGTGGAAAGTATGCGATTTTGTTGGTAAATTTTAg